The genome window CGCACTACCGAGATAAACCCGAGCGCCCTTACCCATACGATTATTAAAATTACGAGTAGAAGTAGAAAACACCGTCGCATTATCTTCCACACGGGCTTGATTACCCATACATAGAGAACAACCCGGCATTTCCGTACGAGCACCAGCTGCCGCAAACACACCGTAAACCCCCTCATTGCGCAACTGTTGTTCATCCATACGGGTAGGAGGACATATCCATAAACGCCCTTTCACAGTACCTGCACCCTCAAGGATTTTCGCCGCTGCTCGGTAATGTCCTATATTGGTCATACAAGAACCGATAAACACCTCATCCACCTTATCCCCTGCGCACTCACTCATGAGCTTAACATTATCAGGGTCATTGGGGGCGGCTACAATAGGCTCTTTAATTTCATCAAGATTAACAACGATAGTATCAGCATATTCCGCATCAGGATCTCCCGACATCAAAGAAGGATTTGCCAACCATTCCTCCATCTTGGCAATACGGCGTAACATAGTACGTGGATCTTGATAACCACGGGCAATCATATTTTTTAATAAACTAACATTAGAGCGCAGATATTCTGCCACAGTCTCCTCACTTAGTTTAATTGTACTACCAGAACAAGAACGCTCGGCGGTGGCATCGGTTAACTCGAAAGCCTGTTCTACTTTCAAATCGGGTAAACCTTCCATCTCCATGATACGACCATTGAAGACATTGATTTTATCCCCTTTACCAGCGGTTAACTTACCTTCTTGCATAGCTACCCAAGGAATGGCATTAACGATGTCCCTTAAAGTAACACCTGGTTGTAATTCTCCCGTAAACTTGACCAATACCGACTCAGGCATATCCAAAGGCATAGCACCCAAAGCCGCCGCAAAAGCGACTAAACCAGAACCTGCGGGGAAAGAAATGCCCAAGGGGAAACGGGTGTGAGAATCGCCCCCAGTACCCACGGTATCGGGTAATAACATACGGTTTAACCAAGAGTGAATGATGCCATCCCCCGGTTTGAGAGCTACACCGCCACGGGTAGCGAAAAAGTCTGGTAAATCTTTATGAGTTTTGATGTCCACGGGTTTAGGGTAGGCGGCGGTATGGCAGAAGGTTTGTAAAGTCAAGTCTGCGTTGAAGCCTAAACAAGCCAATTCTTTTAATTCATCCCGTGTCATGGGGCCTGTGGTATCCTGAGAACCTACGGTAGTCATAATGGGTTCACAAGAGGTACCGGGGCGGATGCCTTCTACGCCACAGGCTTTGCCAACCATTTTCTGCGCGAGGGTGAACCCTTTACCACTATCTTCGGGGGGGGTAGGACGTACAAACAGGGTACTAGGTTCTAATCCTAATGCCTGACGGGTTTTATCGGTCAAAGCCCTACCAATGAGTAAGGGAATACGTCCCCCTGCTCTCACTTCGTCTAAAATGGTTTCGGGCTTCATGGTGAAGGTGGTGAGGGTTTCACCGTTTTCATTGGTGATTTTTCCTTCGTAGGGGTAAATGGTGATGACATCCCCTGTGTTGAATTGGTTAACGTCACATTCGATGGGCAATGCCCCAGAGTCTTCGGCGGTGTTGAAGAAAATAGGGGCGATTTTACCTCCAAGGATATAACCCCCTGCTTTTTTGTTGGGTACGAAGGGTATTTCGTCCCCTAGGTGCCACAATACGGAGTTGATGGCGGATTTACGGGATGAACCTGTACCGACTACGTCACCGACATAGGCTACGGGATGTCCTTTTTCTTTGAGTTTGGCAATGGTTTCTAATCCCTCTGGCATCCTTGATTCGAGCATAGCCAAGGCATGAAGGGGAATATCTGGGCGAGTGGTGGCATGGGGGGCAGGGGATAAGTCATCGGTGTTGGTTTCACCCGGCACTTTAAAGACTGTTACGGTAATGGTTTCGGGTACTTTGGGTTTACTGATAAACCATGATGCTTCTGCCCATGCGTCAATTACTTGTTTAGCGTAGGGGTTGGTTTCTGACAGTTCTAATACGTCGTTGAAGGCATCGAATACCAACAGGGTTTTACTAAGGGCGATCGCAGCTTCGGAGGCGATGTCACTGTCAGGGGATTTAAGTAAACTAACAAGGGATTGCACGTTATAACCGCCCATCATAGTACCTAATAGGCTTACGGCTCCTTGTTTGGAGATGATTGGGGAGGTTAATTCACCCTTGGCGATCGCCGTTAAAAATCCAGCTTTGACATAGGATGCTTCGTCAACTCCGGGGGGGATGCGATCGCGCAGTAACATCATTAATTCTTCTTTCAATTCCTCGGGAGGATTTTGCAACATTTCGCATAGGTGCGATGTTTGTTCGGCGGTGAGGGGTAAGGGAGGAATGCCTTGTTTTGCTCTTTCTTCTGCGTGTTGATGATATTCTTCTAACCAAGTCATAGTATTTATGCTTATTTTTTTCTATAATTTACTATTTTAAGCATATCAAGGTCATGGACTCTGATTTTGTATTTAATGTATCGAGTTGATTGAAGCTATTGGTTTGAATTTTGGAAAAACTAGATGGACTAAAGCATTTACAATGGAAAAGTTATAAAAACTTGTTAAGATATTAATCTATAATATGGCAACGATTGAGTCACAAGATTTAAGTATTAGTAAACTATTTAATGACTTTTATATTGTACCTAGCTATCAAAGAGAATATGTATGGACTAAATCAGAAGTAGAAGATTTTTTTAAAGATATTTATGATGAATTTAACACAAATGAAAATAGTAAAAATTCTGAATATTTTATTGGTAGTATTATTGTCTGTTCGACATCTAACGGTTTATATGAGGTTATTGATGGGCAACAAAGAATTACAACATCTTATCTATTACTTTGTGCAATTAAATTTTATTTAAAAACATTTAATCAAGATATAGATAAATTAAATAGTCAAATTTCTGCTACTGACATTGATGAAGATGGAAACAATATTTTCCGCTATAGGGTTACGTTACAATATGAGGATAGTAGAGGAATTCTAGAGAAAATTGCACAACAGCGGGATTTTAGTGAAATTATAGAAACATCTTCTACACAAAATATTAAAAATGCTTATCTAAAGTTAATTTCATTACTAAAAGAAGAGTTTGATAGCTTAGAAACAAAAGATAGAACTGCACACCTTAGAAAATTTTATGCTTACTTTACGGGAAAAGTATTACTGGTACGAGTCAAAACTGCAACACTTGCAGACGCTTTACGAGTATTTGCAACCATTAATTATAGAGGTGTTAATTTAGACTCTATAGATTTAATTAAAAATTTAATGTTTATGGAGGCAAAAAAACAAGAGTATGAAATAATAAAAAAAGAGTGGAAAAGAATGAATGACATTCTTTTTAAAGCGAAAGAAAATCCTATTAGATTTATTCGTTATTATTTAATAGCATACTATATAGAGTCAAATACCATCAAAGAAAAAGAATTATATGACTGGTTTTTAAATTCCAAAAATAAAGCAATTTATCAAAACGGTGCTGTTAGTTTTGTTAAAAATTTATTGTCAACTAGCGAATTTTATCTGAATTTACTGAATTGCAAAAATATAGATAATACCTACAACAAGTATATTGATAATCTCCGATGTTTAAGTGATAAAGCTAGAACACCATTTATGGTTCTATTATCTGCTCGACATTTGACAGTAGATCTTTTTATGGAGCTTTCTCGACATATAGAAAATTTATTTTTCATTTATTTGATTACTAAAGAATCTACAAGAAATTTTGAGAATATCTTTTGTAGTTGGTGTATAAAACTAAGAAAAGTTAAAACAGAATCAGATTTTTATAGCTTTTTAAATGAAAATATTATTAGTCATAAAAATAAATTTAAACAAAGGTTTGAATCATCTTTTTTAAATCTATCATCGGATATTCCGAAAACCCAACTGAAATACATATTAGCTAAGTTGACTAAGTATATTGACGAAGTAGCTTATGGAGAAAATATGAATAATTCACTTGATACATATATTAATCGTAATGTAGAAATAGAACATATACTACCCCAAAAACCTTCTGAAAGTTTTCTCAATGTATTTTCACAGGAATATGATATAGAAAGTTATATCAATAAATTAGGTAATATTACTTTATTAGAAAAACCTTTAAATAGTTCTATTTCTAATAAATCTTTTTATGAAAAAAAAGAAGCCTATATGCAATCAAAGTTTTTACTAACAAAAACTATAGCAACTAAACCTAAGATAGGTAAAAATACGGCTATAGATAGAGCAGTTGCTAATTTATCAACTTTTGAAGAATGGAATGCTGAATCTATCGACAAAAGACAATTAATGTTAACGGATATAGCGAAAACTATCTGGGATATTTCTTAAAACACCTTTAGTATAGTCTTCTACGAGAACGGTTGACAATACAATAAATCCTTTAAAATGTTCTATTTTCTCGTTTGTAGTGATGGCTTTAGCCGTCATTAATAAGCTTCAAAGAGCTATTGAATTTTTGTCAGAATTAACAGCGCAATAGGTGTTTTAAGGTGCGATCGCCCTTAGCCTTTTCCCCAGAGGAATCTTATTAGAAAAACTTGACACTTTGAAAATGATTATGTTAAATTATTATCAATTAAACATTAACGTTTAACCGTTCAGGAAGAAAGGAGGTGATGCCCATGGTTGATAGTAGTAAAACTTTGGGTTCCCTAGCTGGACAAAGTGAACTGAGTTCTGGAGCTATTCTTTAAATCATAATTCTGATTTGGTCATTGGTACGTTCTGAGAGTTATTTAAAAGTTTC of Cyanobacterium sp. HL-69 contains these proteins:
- the acnB gene encoding aconitate hydratase 2 AcnB, with the translated sequence MTWLEEYHQHAEERAKQGIPPLPLTAEQTSHLCEMLQNPPEELKEELMMLLRDRIPPGVDEASYVKAGFLTAIAKGELTSPIISKQGAVSLLGTMMGGYNVQSLVSLLKSPDSDIASEAAIALSKTLLVFDAFNDVLELSETNPYAKQVIDAWAEASWFISKPKVPETITVTVFKVPGETNTDDLSPAPHATTRPDIPLHALAMLESRMPEGLETIAKLKEKGHPVAYVGDVVGTGSSRKSAINSVLWHLGDEIPFVPNKKAGGYILGGKIAPIFFNTAEDSGALPIECDVNQFNTGDVITIYPYEGKITNENGETLTTFTMKPETILDEVRAGGRIPLLIGRALTDKTRQALGLEPSTLFVRPTPPEDSGKGFTLAQKMVGKACGVEGIRPGTSCEPIMTTVGSQDTTGPMTRDELKELACLGFNADLTLQTFCHTAAYPKPVDIKTHKDLPDFFATRGGVALKPGDGIIHSWLNRMLLPDTVGTGGDSHTRFPLGISFPAGSGLVAFAAALGAMPLDMPESVLVKFTGELQPGVTLRDIVNAIPWVAMQEGKLTAGKGDKINVFNGRIMEMEGLPDLKVEQAFELTDATAERSCSGSTIKLSEETVAEYLRSNVSLLKNMIARGYQDPRTMLRRIAKMEEWLANPSLMSGDPDAEYADTIVVNLDEIKEPIVAAPNDPDNVKLMSECAGDKVDEVFIGSCMTNIGHYRAAAKILEGAGTVKGRLWICPPTRMDEQQLRNEGVYGVFAAAGARTEMPGCSLCMGNQARVEDNATVFSTSTRNFNNRMGKGARVYLGSAELAAVCALLGKIPTVEEYSAIVSEKIDPFKDDLYRYLNFNEIDGFEDEGRVIALEDMPKIEDILGMPV